TCAAGATGGCAAAATATGAGATTGGAAGGTTATGATTATAATTACAAGCCGACAAAGTGTTCAAAATTTTCTCGGCTGATTACTGCTGTCTCGTGGTTAGGATATGCTTCCAGAAAGGAATTGGCAAAACGAACCTTTTGTGCTTTCCACTTAAATTCAAAAGCGCTCAGCAATCCGTCTTCTTCTTCAATGTAGTCAATTTCCGCCTTATCATGCGTTCGCCAGAAGTACATATTGGTATATCGTCCCTGATAGTGATTGTTTTTTATCCGTTCCGAAATCAGGAAGTTTTCCCACAAAGCCCCTTTGTCTTGTCTTAAATCAATACCGGAAAAGTTATTAATAAGTACATTGCGTATACCATTGTCGTAAAAATAATACTTCTTCCCTTTTTTTATTTCGTTGCGCAGGTTTCGGCTTAAAGCAGGTAATTTAAATATGATAAACGCTTTTTCAAGTAGATCAATGTATTTTTCTACTGTCGCAGTATCTATATTCCCGATGGTTTGGGCCAATTCGTTGTAGCTGACTTCGCTGCCAGCCTGGAACGCCAAAGACTGTAGCAATTTTTCAATATGAGTAGGCTTACGGATATTGTCCAGTTTCAGGATATCTTTATACAGATAGCTATTCGCAATCTCAATAAGTGTACTCTTTTCACTACCCGGATTGTTTACTACTTCAGGATATGAGCCAAAAATCAGCCGTGTTTCCAAAAGTCTTCTCGCTTCCAGAACAGACTGATCCTGTGCTATTTCCTTATAACTAAGAGGATACAGATAAAATGTTCGTTTTCTCCCGGTGAGTGGTTCTGCCATCTTATTCTGTAAATCAAAAGAAGAGGACCCGGTAGCAATAATCTGGATATCGGGGTTAGTGTCGTAAATTAATTTTAGTTTTTTGCCAATATCCGTAATTTGTTGGGCTTCATCTATTACAACCAGTTTGTTGTTTTTTCCAATCAGTTGTAATAGTTGTGTGCTGGTGGTTGCCGTTTCAAAAGCCTGTAAAATATCAGCCTCATCTACGTTCAACCAGATGGATGGTATGTCAATTTGAGAAATGACCTCTTTCAATAATGTCGTTTTTCCCACCTGACGAGCACCTAAAAGAAGTATGATTTTCCCTTTAAAGCAACTGCTCTGAATAGTTTGCTGTAAATCCCGAAGTTTCATAATTAACCAATTTAAACCTCAAAAGTAGCAAAAAAACTTTCTATTCTAAAATATAGGCGTAATTTTTCGATTATAATCTAAATATTAGGCGTAATCTTTCGATTATGATCTAAATTCCCGGTCTGGTTTGCATACTGGCATACGGCCTCCGCTGATGAAAACAAATGGCAGCACATTCTGCAATTGTATAATCAACTCATTCTGATTGAATATTCTCCTGTTGCTGCATTGAATCGGACATTTGCTTTCGCTAAAGTGTACGGACACGAAAAAGCCATTGTTGAAGCAGAAAAGCTGAATCTTACGGGTAACAACCACTATCACGAGTTGTTGGGTTACCTGTATGCCGATATAAATATTGAAAAGGCTGT
This window of the Proteiniphilum saccharofermentans genome carries:
- a CDS encoding RNA polymerase sigma factor — translated: MYNQLILIEYSPVAALNRTFAFAKVYGHEKAIVEAEKLNLTGNNHYHELLGYLYADINIEKAVNQYEQAIRLTKSKMEKQTLQKEINRLKGDNRI
- a CDS encoding ATP-binding protein codes for the protein MKLRDLQQTIQSSCFKGKIILLLGARQVGKTTLLKEVISQIDIPSIWLNVDEADILQAFETATTSTQLLQLIGKNNKLVVIDEAQQITDIGKKLKLIYDTNPDIQIIATGSSSFDLQNKMAEPLTGRKRTFYLYPLSYKEIAQDQSVLEARRLLETRLIFGSYPEVVNNPGSEKSTLIEIANSYLYKDILKLDNIRKPTHIEKLLQSLAFQAGSEVSYNELAQTIGNIDTATVEKYIDLLEKAFIIFKLPALSRNLRNEIKKGKKYYFYDNGIRNVLINNFSGIDLRQDKGALWENFLISERIKNNHYQGRYTNMYFWRTHDKAEIDYIEEEDGLLSAFEFKWKAQKVRFANSFLEAYPNHETAVISRENFEHFVGL